The Chloroflexota bacterium genome includes the window GGCGGAAGGCCCGCTCCAGCTGGTCACGGTCGTGGACGGTGAGGATGTCATTCGCGTTCGAGGCCAGGTCCACGGGGAGCATCCGGATCGAGGACGACCACCGTCGTCGTCGTTTGGCCTCGGCATAGCAGGCATTGACCAGGATCCGATGGAGCCACGGCTCGAACCGATCCGGGTCGCGGAGCTGGCGGAGATCCCGCCAGGCGATGATCAGCGCGGCCTGGACGGCGTCCTGGGCGACATCGGTGTCACGAAGGATGCGGGTGGCAATCGCCATGCACCGGTCACCCGCGGTGCGCGCAAGTGCGTCGAAGGCCTCGCGGTCCCCCTGTTGCGCGGCATCGATGAGTGCGGCCCTGGGTGGTGACTGCATCTGTCTCTGAAGATCATCCGGGCAGGGTCAATCGTTCAATCTGGGAGCCTACGCCTACTCGCCACGGCGGACTCCAGGCCGGCTGGGGCACGTCGCGGCACTCAATCCTCGGGAAGCGGGCAGGCCTCCCGTCCTTCCTGCAGGTAGGGAGACACGCGGGCGGCCCGGCAGGGCCGCCCGCGCATCGGTTCGGTGGCTGGAATGCGAGCCGTTACTCGAAGGTCATCGACTCGAGGATGGCGTGCAGCTCAGCGAGGTCTTCGGCCGGCGTTTCGGCGTAGTAGTTCGCGTCCATCACGATCAGCTGTCCGTCGACGTCCAGGATCCACAGCTCGTCGATCTGGCCAGGGCCCTGGTGGTAGCGCGAGGGGCCGGTGCTCAGGGAGTCTCCCCCGCCCGCCCAGCTTGCGAAGGTGCGGTCGTCGCATTCGCTGAACACGGCGTCATCCCGCACGTGGAGGGTGATCGACTTCCCGGCGTACCCGTCCACCGTGATGTCCACCGGCGCCGAGGCATCGCGCGACGCCTGGGCCGTCAGGGCGGCCACGGCCTCATCGACCGTTGTCGCAGGGGTATCCGGCATCGTCGTTGACCATCGGCATGGGTCCCCATACACGTACAGCTCGCCGAAGAAAGGCCCGATCATCCCCGCACCATCCGGCGGGTCGGCGTTCTCGTTTTTGATGAGGATTCCTCCATTCGGTTGTTCGCCGTACCAGCCGGGGGCCGGGATCGTGACCGTGATCGACGGCCCGCCGGCCGGATGCGCGAGGACGAACGGGCCCAAAGGGAGGCTGCCGTCAGGCGGGGCCGACGGCGTGATCGACGGCGTGGCCGTCGGCTCCGGGGTCTCGGTCGGCTCACCGCCCGGCGCGGGCGAGCCCGGCAGCAGGTTGAAGGCGATGACCGCGATCACCACCACGGCGGCGGCCACCAGGCCGACGCGGACGAAGTTGCTGTTCATGAATCTATCCCTCCACGCCGACCAAGCCGATCGGCGCTGTGGGGTCGCGTCGAGCTCGTCCAGCACCGCCCCCAGGACGCGATCCGCGTCCTCGTGCCGGTCTTCGTTCAGCCACGACCGAACGATGCGGGTGACGTCGCGGTCGGTGCTCATTGAGCGGCCTCCCGTGACGTTGGGCGAGCGTCGGCGTCAAGCGCCGTGCGCATCGCACGCATCGCGTAATGCAATCGAGAGGAAACCGTCCCGACGGGGACGCCGAGCACGTCGGCGACCTGGTCGAGCGGCAGGTCCAGGTAGTGGTGCAAGACCACCACCGATCGATGTTTCAGGGAGAGACGCCGGAAGCCGCGCTCCAGCTGGTCGCGATCGACGACCGATCTGAAGCCGTCCGCCGCCATCGGTTCGTCAACCGTAAGGAGGCGGATGTTCGGCGCCCAACGGCGGGTTCGGCGGCCCTCGGCGTAGCAGGCGCGCACGAGAAGCCGATACGACCAGGCCTCGAAGCGGGCCGGGTCGCGGAGCTGGGGAAGGTCCTGCCAGATGCTCAGCAGCGCCTGCTGCGTCGCGTCCTCGGCCAGGTCGACGTCGCTCAGGATCCTGTGCGACGTCGCCAGGAACCGATCTGAAATCGTGGCGGCCAGATCGGCGAATGCCTCCTGGTCTCCACCCTGCGCCCGTATCACGAGATCGGTATCCATGCCCTCTTCCGCCAATGGCGTCAGTTCAGTCCCGACGCTACACACGGTATGGGGCCGGGCGACGGAGAAATCTTCAAACGGGCGAGAAAAGGCCAGCCGCCGGACTGACCGGCGGCTGGCATCGGTACGGGTGTGGTGTTACTCGATCTGGATCGAGTCGAGAATGGCCTCGAGCTCGGCTACTCGAGAATCCGGGACGCCCGGGCCGTGCAGGGTGGTGATGACCAGCCTGGTCCCGTTGACGTCGAGGATCCAGACCGTAAAGACATCGTCGCCGCCAGGCGCAGACTGGACGTCCGTCCCCTGGTTCACCTGCCACAGCACCGGTTCGTCGGCAGCGCACGTGCCGAACGTGTCCGGAGGAACGTAGTCCAGCTGCAGGCCGTCGAACCCGGCCACGTTCACGTCGGTTGGAGCCGAGAAGGTCAGCCCCGGAACGGTGCCGAGTGCCGCTGCGAGGTCTTCCACGGTTGGCCCCACTGCCGGATCGCGGAAGAGGAGCTGCGGGTCGCACGGATCCTCGTACAGGTTGTCGACGCTCATGACAGCCAGCGTGGCCTTGATGTCTTCCGTCGACCAGACCACCCAGTCGGGAGGAAACTTCTCCCACCCGGAGGGCACGGTGAAGGTCACACGGACCGGCGGAACGTGGGTAAAGACGTACGACCCCGGTGTGAGCGGGGATACGTCGAGGCCGGAGAAGTCCACGGCCGCCGCCGGGTCGGGTGTCGTGGTCGGGGCTGTGCTGGGTTCGACGCTCGGGAAGCGCGAAGACGCCGGCGGGCCGCCGACGTTGTTCCCGCCCAGGAAGAGTGCTCCGCCGATGATCACCGCGCCGATGATCACCGCGGCCACCAGGCCCCATCGGGCCGGGGTATCCATGCTGCGGTTCATGTACAGGTCCCTCATCAGTCCGGAGACCGGACCAATCTGCTTCGTAGTCGGGAGCTGGGCGCGGACGGCGTTGCGGACGACATCGGGCAAGGGGGTCAGGCCCTCGTACTCGTCGAGGTAGCCCTTGAGCTGCCCGATGAACTCTTCGTCGCGTGTCATGCCGGCCCTCGCCTGGCTGGAGCCCGCGCATCGGCCTCGAGGGCCTCGCGCAGGTGCTGGAGTGCGTAGTGGAGGCGGGAGCGCGCCGTTCCGACGGGCGTCCCCATCGTCTCGGCCGCTTCCGCGGGTGTCTGGCCCAGGTAGTGCACCAGGACGACCACCGTCCGGTGCTCAACGCTGAGCCGCCGGAACGCATGGTTGAGCTGGTCCTGGGTGGCGATCTGTGAGGCGACGTCGGACACCATCGGCTGGTCGTGGAGCAGCAGTCGGAGGTTGCCGCGATGACGTCGTTCGCGGCGCGCTTCGACGAAGCACGCGTTCACGATGAGCCGGTAGGTCCAGGCCTCGAAGCGGTCGGGATCCCTCAATCGTGGCAGGTTGCGCCACGCATCGAGCAATGCCTCCTGCGTCGCGTCCTGCGCCAGGGTCGTGTCACGCAGGATCCTGCATGCCACGGAGTGCAGACGGTCCCCGATGCGGTCGATCAACGTGTCGAACGCCTCTTCGTCGCCGTGCATCGCCTGCTCGACGAGCCTCCGCTCCATCCCTCAGCCTCTAGCGTTGGTCGCTGAATGCGGCCAATCGACGAGTATGACTCTGCGTCCGGCGCCAGCGTTCAACGGAGTGATGGCGTAGGGGATCTTGACGCGATCTTCACTGCCGGCCGCGAGAGTCCGGGCTGCCAGGGAGGGCACCAACACAAAGGCACTCCCCAACGAGGTAGCACGGAACGATGTCTCAGCCATTCAAGCTCCTGGGCGGCGCGGCCGCCCTGATCACCGCCGCCCTGGTGGGCGGCACCCTCATCGGTTCTGTCCTTGCTGCGCCGGGCTCCACCGCCAGCGACGACCGGCTGCTGGCGGTCGGCGAGGACCCGTCCGGCGAAAAAGGCGAGTACTGCCAGGTCTTCCTCGACACCTTCGCCGAGGAGCTGGGTGTGGGGACCGATGAGCTGGCACCGGCCGCCAAGGCCGCATCGATCGCCGCCATCAACCAGGCTGTCGAGAATGGCGACCTGACCGAGGAGCAGGGCGCCGCGGCCATCGAGCGGATCAACAATTGGGACGGCACCGGGTGCGCGTTCATCGGCTTCCACTTGCGGCACGGGGCGCATCACGGCGCCCGGGTCGAGTTCATGTCCGGGCTGTTCGAGTCCGCGGCCAAGTCCCTTGGCATGGAGGTCAGCGAGCTCCGCGAGGCGCTCGCGGATTCGACTCTCGAGGAGGTCGCCGAGGCC containing:
- a CDS encoding RNA polymerase sigma factor — translated: MERRLVEQAMHGDEEAFDTLIDRIGDRLHSVACRILRDTTLAQDATQEALLDAWRNLPRLRDPDRFEAWTYRLIVNACFVEARRERRHRGNLRLLLHDQPMVSDVASQIATQDQLNHAFRRLSVEHRTVVVLVHYLGQTPAEAAETMGTPVGTARSRLHYALQHLREALEADARAPARRGPA
- a CDS encoding sigma-70 family RNA polymerase sigma factor, whose product is MDTDLVIRAQGGDQEAFADLAATISDRFLATSHRILSDVDLAEDATQQALLSIWQDLPQLRDPARFEAWSYRLLVRACYAEGRRTRRWAPNIRLLTVDEPMAADGFRSVVDRDQLERGFRRLSLKHRSVVVLHHYLDLPLDQVADVLGVPVGTVSSRLHYAMRAMRTALDADARPTSREAAQ
- a CDS encoding RNA polymerase sigma factor, translating into MQSPPRAALIDAAQQGDREAFDALARTAGDRCMAIATRILRDTDVAQDAVQAALIIAWRDLRQLRDPDRFEPWLHRILVNACYAEAKRRRRWSSSIRMLPVDLASNANDILTVHDRDQLERAFRRLTVEQRAVLVLHHYVGLPVPEVADRLGIPLGTAKSRIHHATIALRASLEADARVPSQERTA